The following is a genomic window from Pseudomonas lurida.
CAGCCACAGGATCGCATCGAGGTCCAAGTGGTTGGTCGGTTCGTCGAGCAGCAACAGGTCCGATGGGCACATCAACGCCTGCGCCAGGTTCAGGCGCATGCGCCAGCCCCCGGAGAAATCGGCGACCGGACGGTCCATTTGCTCGTTGGTAAAGCCAAGGCCGGCGAGCATCTTGCGGGCGCGGGCGTCGGCGGTGTAGCCGTCGGCGCTGTCGAGTTCCGAATGCAGGCGGGCCTGGGCGGCGCCGTCCTGGGCTTTCTCGGCCTCGGCCAGGTCGTGTTGCACCTGCCGCAGGCGCAGGTCGCCATCGAGCACGTAGTCGATCGCGATGCGGTCCAGGGTGTCGATCTCCTGGCGCATATGGGCGATGCGCCAGTCGGCCGGCAGCAAGCAGTCCCCGGAATCCGGGGTCAGCTCGCCCAGCAACAGGGCGAACAACGTGGATTTGCCGGCACCATTGGCACCGATCAGGCCGGCTTTGTGACCGGCGTGCAGGGTCAGCTCGGCGTCTTCGAGAAGACGTTGCGGGCCACGCTGTAATGTTAGGCTTTGAAGTCGGATCATAATGGCGGCGGAGTCTACCAGCTTCGTTGGCCGCTGGCTTGGGTGTGAATATGTGCGCTGACCTGTGGAGCTTTGCCCTATCGACTTACGCCCGGCCGGGCGTCGAAGCCGCTTGCCTGCGTTTGCAACAGCAAGGTGCGGATGTGTGCCTGTTGCTGTGTGGCGCCTGGCTGGAGCAGCGCGCAGTGACCGCGACCGCCGAACGCATGCAAGCCCTGAAACAGATTGCCAGGCCTTGGCAGGCGCAGGTGATCGAACCGTTACGACACGTACGTACGCAATGGCGTGGCATGGCGCAGCAGGATGAGGATCTGGCGAGTTTACGCGAACGGGTCAAGGCCTTGGAGCTGGACGCCGAACGGCAGCTGCTGACGCGACTGCAAACGCTGGCACAAGCATGGCCGACAGGCGAGCCGATGGACCCAGGATTGTGGCTGGAAGGACTGGCGGCTGAGGATGCCGCCAACCTTGACCACGACGCGCTGCAGCAGCTGCGCGTCGTGGCCACCAGCACTTAGGAAGCGCTGGTTGGGGTGGTGCTTGGCGCTACCGGAGCAGGGGTGCTGCTGGCCGGTGCAGTTGGAGCGGTGGGCGCTACCGGGGCGGCAGCAGGTGTCGCTGGCTTGGCCGGTGCTGGTTTTGCAGCAGCAGGTTTGGCAGCTGGCTTGGCGGCTGGTTTCGCAGCAGCAGGTTTGGCAACTGGCTTGGCGGCTGGTTTTGCAGCGGGAGGTTTCGCAGCTGGCTTGGCGGCTGGTTTTGCAGCGGGAGGTTTCGCAGCTGGCTTGGCGGCTGGTTTTGCAGCAGCAGGTTTGGCAGCTGGCTTGGCGGCTGGTTTTGCTGCAGCCGTTTTAGCAGCTGGCTTGGCGGCTGGTTTTGCAGCGGCCGTTTTAGCAGCTGGCTTGGCGGCTGGTTTTGCAGCAGCTGTTTTAGCAGCTGGCTTGGCGGCTGGTTTTGCTGCAGCCGTTTTAGCAGCTGGCTTGGCAGCTGGTTTTGCTGCAGCCGTTTTAGCAGCTGGCTTGGCGGCTGGTTTTGCTGCGGCAGTTTTAGCAGCTGGCTTGGCGGCTGGTTTTGCTGCGGCCGTTTTAGCAGCTGGTTTTGCAGCGGCCGTTTTAGCAGCTGGCTTGGCAGCAGGTTTTGCTGCGGCAGTTTTAGCAGCTGGCTTGGCGGCTGGTTTTGCTGCAGCCGTTTTAGCAGCTGGCTTGGCAGCAGGTTTTGCTGCGGCTTTCGCAGGTGCCTTGGCAGCAACAGCCTTGCTCGCCGGCTTTTTCGCCGCGCTTGCTGCAACAGCTTTTGCAGGGGTACGAGTGCCCAGCACTTTCGCCACAGCTTCCTTCACACGACCAACGCCCTGGGCCAGTTTCAGGCTTTCCTGAGCGTCTTTTTTGAGTTGGGAAATGTAGGCGCGGGTTTCAGCTTGGCGATCCTTGAGAGCATCCAGCAGGTCCTCAAGTTCTTTGACAGCGTCTTTGGCTTTGGCTTGAGCCTTGGCCTTGCCGGCAGTCGCGGCGTCTTGCAGTTTGGTGCGGGATTTGTGCAGCTTTTCTTGCGCTTTACCGCGTTGTTTTTCCAGCTTGGCGAGCAGTTTTTCTGCATCGGCCAACGCTTGGGAACAGGCGCTTTCCAGATGCTCGAGCAAGCTGCCCGAAAGTTGTTGGAGTAAATGCAACGGGGTATTAACAGGCTTCTGTTTGGCCGACATGGTTTACCTCCTGGCTGACGTGGGTGCGGCTCATACTAGCCCTCTGCTCTTACCGCCGCTAGGGCATGTTGACAGTATCCTTTGCCTCGCGTTGCACCGTGCGAAAATTCTTATCGTTATAACGAAAATACGCGGCACTTTTTACCCCCTCACACTGGCATAATTCGTCGCACTTTCGGCGGGAGAATGCCCATGACGCGTTACCTTTTTCTTGTGCTTGGCCTGGCGATTTCGGCGGCCAATGCGAGCGAGCAATCGCCGTCCAAAACCACCGAACAGAACCAGCACGATCTCGCCTACAGCCTGGGCGCCAGCCTTGGTGAACGCCTGCGCCAGGAGGTTCCCGACCTGCAGATCCAGGCGTTGATCGACGGCCTCAAGCAAGCGTATCAAGGTAAGCCGCTGGCGCTGGACAACGCACGCATCGAGCAGCTACTTGCCGAGCACGAAGCACAGAACGAAGCCGATACGCAGGCACCTCAAAGCGAAAAATCACTCGCCGCCGAACAACAATTCCTGAGCAAGGAAAAAGCCGTAAAAGGTGTGCGCGAGTTGGCGGATGGAATTCTGCTCACCGAACTTACGCCCGGTACTGGCGACAAGCCGACGGCCAGCGATCAAGTTCAAGTGAAGTACGTGGGACGGCTACCCGATGGCACCGTGTTTGACCAGAGCGCGCAACCCCAGTGGTTTCGGCTGGACAGCGTGATCAGCGGTTGGAGCAGTGCGTTGCAACAGATGCCCGTAGGGGCGAAATGGCGCCTGGTGATTCCATCGGCCCAGGCCTATGGCGCGGACGGTGCCGGTGAACTGATCCCGCCCTATACGCCTCTGGTGTTCGAGATCGAGCTGCTCGCGACACGACGCTGAGCCAATAAAAAACGGTGCGTCATGCGCACCGTTTTTTTATACCGCTGTCGAGGTTCAAGCCTGGGTAGCAGACTCTTCCTTGTGGGCGTTGTGCAGCACTTCGATCAGGCAATCTTCCAACTCGAATCGCTCATGCAGCAACGCACCCAATTCCTTGAATTTTTCTGCAACACAGTTTCCGGCATCACACAGGTCCGTGAACGCCAGCAGCTTCTCGGTGATGACGTCGATGCGCGGATAGAGGGTCTCAGCCAAGTCCAGGCCACGCTGATCGTCGAAGGCTTCCGCCTCCTTGGTCAGTTGCTCGTAGACGCCGAAATGGCCGGCTGACACATAGTCCACTAACACACCGCAAAAATCCTGCAACGGTTCACGATTCTCAGCCAGTGCCTCGGGCTTGGCGCCGAGAGCATCAAAGGCCCGAACCAGTTCGTGACGTGCCTTCAACCAGCTGTCGATCAGCTTGTGCACCCCACCCCAGCGTTCCTGAGCATTCTGACAACTTTCCAGCATGATGATCTCTCTTCCCTAGTAGGGGCGCTGCCGCCTGGTGCCCGCGCAACACTTCAAGGATAAAGCAGCAGCCGGACAAGGCCGCGTCTGACAAACGGTTTCGATAACACGTGCGGGCCAGATTATGCCCGCATGACTATGGCTTCAAGGTACGCAGGAGAGAAAGTTCATACAAGTGTTTAATCCCGTCCTACAAACTGAGACTGGCCTTCAGTTCCTCGCCAGGCGCAAACGCG
Proteins encoded in this region:
- the rsd gene encoding sigma D regulator is translated as MLESCQNAQERWGGVHKLIDSWLKARHELVRAFDALGAKPEALAENREPLQDFCGVLVDYVSAGHFGVYEQLTKEAEAFDDQRGLDLAETLYPRIDVITEKLLAFTDLCDAGNCVAEKFKELGALLHERFELEDCLIEVLHNAHKEESATQA
- a CDS encoding FKBP-type peptidyl-prolyl cis-trans isomerase, whose protein sequence is MTRYLFLVLGLAISAANASEQSPSKTTEQNQHDLAYSLGASLGERLRQEVPDLQIQALIDGLKQAYQGKPLALDNARIEQLLAEHEAQNEADTQAPQSEKSLAAEQQFLSKEKAVKGVRELADGILLTELTPGTGDKPTASDQVQVKYVGRLPDGTVFDQSAQPQWFRLDSVISGWSSALQQMPVGAKWRLVIPSAQAYGADGAGELIPPYTPLVFEIELLATRR
- a CDS encoding TIGR02444 family protein is translated as MCADLWSFALSTYARPGVEAACLRLQQQGADVCLLLCGAWLEQRAVTATAERMQALKQIARPWQAQVIEPLRHVRTQWRGMAQQDEDLASLRERVKALELDAERQLLTRLQTLAQAWPTGEPMDPGLWLEGLAAEDAANLDHDALQQLRVVATST
- a CDS encoding AlgP family protein — translated: MSAKQKPVNTPLHLLQQLSGSLLEHLESACSQALADAEKLLAKLEKQRGKAQEKLHKSRTKLQDAATAGKAKAQAKAKDAVKELEDLLDALKDRQAETRAYISQLKKDAQESLKLAQGVGRVKEAVAKVLGTRTPAKAVAASAAKKPASKAVAAKAPAKAAAKPAAKPAAKTAAAKPAAKPAAKTAAAKPAAKPAAKTAAAKPAAKTAAAKPAAKPAAKTAAAKPAAKPAAKTAAAKPAAKPAAKTAAAKPAAKPAAKTAAAKPAAKPAAKTAAAKPAAKPAAKTAAAKPAAKPAAKPAAAKPAAKPAAKPPAAKPAAKPAAKPPAAKPAAKPVAKPAAAKPAAKPAAKPAAAKPAPAKPATPAAAPVAPTAPTAPASSTPAPVAPSTTPTSAS